One window from the genome of Breoghania sp. L-A4 encodes:
- a CDS encoding CbtB domain-containing protein, producing the protein MTGSNSYKSKIAGVQAASVSGTQVSDRAAALPMILATALLGAFIVFGVGFAHSTSLHNAAHDTRHAVGFPCH; encoded by the coding sequence ATGACCGGTTCGAATTCCTACAAGTCCAAGATCGCGGGCGTCCAAGCCGCCAGCGTGTCCGGCACGCAGGTGTCCGATCGCGCCGCGGCCCTGCCGATGATTTTGGCGACCGCTCTGCTCGGCGCCTTCATCGTCTTCGGCGTCGGCTTCGCGCATTCGACAAGCCTGCACAACGCTGCGCATGACACCCGTCATGCCGTCGGCTTCCCCTGCCACTGA
- a CDS encoding cysteine synthase A, which yields MTLCTSVVDAIGNTPLIRLNRVSEETGCEILGKAEFMNPGQSVKDRAALFIIQDAVKRGTLKPGGVIVEGTAGNTGIGLALVGNALGFRSVIVIPETQSQEKKDMLRLAGAELVEVPAVPYRDPNNYVKLSGRLAEQLAATEANGAIWANQFDNVANRQAHIETTGPEIWRQTEGRVDGFVSAVGTGGTLAGTAMALKAKSADVQIALADPMGAALYNFYKHGELKSEGSSITEGIGQGRITANLEDAPIDRAYQIHDAEALPYVFDLLQYEGLCLGGSSGINIAGAVRLARELGPGHTIVTILCDYGTRYQSKLFNPDFLRSKDLPVPAWLEQRSTIAAPFE from the coding sequence ATGACCCTGTGCACCTCTGTCGTCGACGCCATCGGCAACACGCCGCTGATCCGCCTCAACCGCGTGTCCGAGGAAACCGGCTGCGAGATCCTGGGCAAGGCCGAGTTCATGAACCCCGGCCAGTCCGTCAAGGATCGCGCCGCGCTCTTCATTATTCAGGACGCGGTGAAGCGCGGCACGCTGAAGCCCGGCGGCGTCATTGTCGAGGGCACGGCCGGCAACACCGGCATCGGGCTGGCCTTGGTGGGCAACGCGCTCGGCTTTCGCTCGGTCATCGTCATTCCCGAGACCCAGAGCCAGGAAAAGAAGGACATGCTGCGCCTCGCCGGCGCGGAACTGGTGGAAGTCCCCGCCGTCCCCTATCGCGATCCGAACAATTACGTGAAACTGTCGGGCCGGTTGGCCGAGCAATTGGCCGCAACCGAAGCGAATGGTGCCATCTGGGCCAACCAGTTCGACAATGTCGCCAACCGTCAGGCGCACATCGAGACGACGGGTCCGGAAATCTGGCGCCAGACCGAGGGCCGCGTGGACGGGTTCGTCAGCGCGGTGGGCACCGGTGGCACGCTCGCCGGCACGGCCATGGCGCTGAAGGCCAAGTCGGCGGATGTACAGATCGCGCTGGCGGACCCGATGGGCGCCGCGCTTTACAATTTTTACAAGCACGGCGAGCTGAAGTCGGAAGGCTCCTCGATCACGGAAGGGATCGGTCAGGGCCGCATCACGGCCAATCTGGAAGACGCGCCGATCGACCGCGCCTACCAGATCCACGATGCGGAAGCCCTGCCCTACGTTTTTGATTTGCTGCAGTACGAAGGTCTGTGCCTGGGTGGTTCCTCGGGCATCAACATCGCCGGCGCCGTCCGGCTGGCGCGCGAACTCGGCCCCGGGCACACCATCGTCACCATTCTGTGCGACTATGGCACGCGCTATCAGTCCAAGCTGTTCAACCCCGACTTCCTGCGCTCCAAGGATCTTCCGGTACCGGCGTGGCTTGAACAGCGAAGCACGATTGCCGCGCCGTTCGAATAG
- the cls gene encoding cardiolipin synthase, which yields MSALGNVSNVLAGVVALFYLLAAVCAVRELLYGRSSQGTIAWLLSLAFFPYVTVFVYLAFGWKRFDDYVKIRRPADRMKSELPESRRLLALRADFEDKQAAAAWPLHNAVSPLPFLSGNNAEILIDGEATFSSMLEGIRAATSHVLVQFYILRNDAVGKRLADCLIEKAQAGVTVLLLYDDIGSAGLSRSYLNRLTDAGVTVSGFNRSHPMFIALRPFRINFRNHRKVLVVDGTAAWVGGLNVGDEYLGETRRFGRWRDTHVRVEGPAALACQLSFAEDWQWATRSYPPVPWPDPEPQTDGMPVLVMPTGPADEVETCAVAFTEAIARARKRLWIVSPYFVPGENIATALSAAVLRGVEVRLLLPQKPDHWIVWMASSSYARDMAAHGVRVHSYRGGFLHQKVMLVDDALLSIGTVNCDNRSMHINFEVTLWFTDNRMIAAARRMLEEDFDQSVELNDADFASRGPLWHLLGRIARLFAPLL from the coding sequence ATGTCGGCACTGGGAAACGTCTCGAATGTCCTGGCGGGCGTCGTCGCGCTGTTCTACCTGCTCGCCGCCGTCTGTGCCGTGCGCGAACTGCTCTATGGCCGAAGCTCCCAGGGCACCATCGCGTGGCTTCTGTCGCTGGCGTTCTTTCCCTATGTGACGGTCTTCGTCTATCTGGCCTTCGGCTGGAAGAGGTTCGACGACTACGTCAAGATCCGCAGGCCGGCGGACCGCATGAAAAGCGAACTCCCCGAATCACGCCGGCTGCTCGCTTTGCGCGCCGACTTCGAGGACAAGCAGGCCGCCGCCGCATGGCCGTTGCACAATGCGGTCTCGCCGCTGCCTTTCCTGAGCGGCAACAACGCGGAAATCCTGATCGACGGCGAAGCGACCTTCTCATCAATGCTCGAGGGAATCCGCGCCGCAACGAGCCATGTGCTCGTGCAATTCTACATCCTGCGCAACGATGCCGTGGGCAAACGGCTGGCTGATTGCCTGATCGAGAAGGCGCAAGCCGGCGTCACCGTGCTGCTTCTCTACGACGACATCGGGTCCGCGGGACTCAGCCGTTCCTATCTGAATCGACTGACAGACGCGGGTGTCACGGTCAGCGGTTTCAACCGCAGCCATCCGATGTTCATCGCCCTGCGGCCATTTCGCATCAATTTCCGCAATCATCGCAAGGTCCTGGTAGTCGACGGCACGGCCGCCTGGGTCGGCGGGCTGAATGTTGGCGACGAATATCTGGGCGAAACCCGCCGCTTCGGCCGCTGGCGCGACACCCACGTGCGCGTCGAAGGGCCGGCGGCGCTGGCCTGTCAGCTGTCGTTCGCCGAGGACTGGCAGTGGGCGACGCGCAGCTATCCGCCGGTGCCCTGGCCGGATCCGGAACCGCAGACCGACGGCATGCCGGTGCTGGTGATGCCGACGGGCCCCGCTGACGAGGTGGAGACCTGCGCCGTGGCCTTCACGGAGGCCATCGCGCGGGCGCGCAAACGGCTGTGGATCGTTAGCCCCTATTTCGTACCGGGAGAGAATATCGCCACCGCGCTCAGCGCCGCGGTGCTGCGCGGCGTTGAAGTGCGTCTGCTGCTGCCGCAGAAGCCGGACCACTGGATCGTCTGGATGGCCTCATCCAGCTACGCCCGTGACATGGCCGCCCACGGCGTGCGCGTGCACAGCTATCGCGGCGGCTTCCTGCACCAGAAGGTTATGCTGGTCGATGACGCCTTGCTCAGCATCGGCACGGTGAATTGCGACAACCGCTCGATGCATATCAATTTCGAGGTGACGCTCTGGTTCACCGACAATCGAATGATCGCCGCCGCGAGGCGCATGCTGGAAGAGGATTTTGATCAGTCGGTGGAATTGAACGACGCGGATTTCGCGAGCCGGGGTCCGCTGTGGCACCTGCTGGGACGCATCGCCCGATTGTTCGCGCCGCTGCTGTAG